Proteins encoded together in one uncultured Desulfosarcina sp. window:
- a CDS encoding histidine phosphatase family protein, whose translation MTEIYLIRHGQASFGQPAYDCLSPVGERQAELLGRHFANNGIRFDCIYSGALKRHLQTATIALGQMNGYDAKDIRIDDGFNEFGDSDKLMNRLTAVIEENPDLSEQLAQIHTNHGAIRRIFDIAAKVDAIPRDEEVHLQRVKEFRDRIDSAIDNLVQHVGENKKVAVFTSGGPTAVALRKTLDTSREQTIRLGWEVRNTSVTVLRYDQEQLWLVLFNCVAHLESQNDPSLITYI comes from the coding sequence ATGACTGAAATTTACCTGATTCGACACGGCCAGGCCTCCTTCGGGCAGCCGGCCTACGACTGCCTTTCGCCGGTGGGCGAGCGGCAGGCCGAGCTTCTTGGGCGGCATTTCGCCAACAATGGCATCCGCTTCGACTGCATTTATTCCGGTGCGCTGAAACGGCATTTGCAGACGGCCACCATCGCGCTGGGCCAGATGAACGGCTACGATGCAAAAGATATTCGCATCGATGACGGTTTCAACGAGTTCGGCGACTCCGATAAATTGATGAATCGACTTACCGCCGTGATTGAGGAGAACCCCGACCTGTCCGAACAGTTGGCGCAGATTCACACCAACCACGGTGCCATCCGACGAATTTTCGATATCGCCGCCAAGGTCGATGCGATCCCCAGGGACGAAGAAGTCCATCTGCAGCGGGTAAAGGAATTCCGGGACCGCATCGACAGCGCCATCGACAATCTGGTGCAACATGTGGGCGAGAACAAGAAAGTGGCCGTCTTCACCTCCGGCGGCCCCACGGCGGTGGCGCTGCGCAAGACCCTGGACACCTCCCGGGAGCAGACCATCCGCCTGGGATGGGAAGTGCGCAACACCTCCGTTACCGTGCTGCGCTACGATCAGGAACAGTTGTGGCTGGTTCTTTTCAACTGCGTTGCCCATCTGGAGAGCCAGAACGATCCGAGCCTCATTACCTACATCTGA
- the msrB gene encoding peptide-methionine (R)-S-oxide reductase MsrB produces the protein MKSIILLSLVLTAVFLGYQQVMGTDDNMEKPMEKMAEQPRSAVFAGGCFWCTESDFEKLDGVIAVVSGYTGGQVTDPSYKQVSAGGTGHVEAIKVTYDPDRISYEALLDYFWRHVDPTDAGGQFVDRGSQYRSVIFYANEAERNAAEASKKALAASGQFDRPIVTDILPLGTFYEAEDYHQDYYKKNPLRYKWYRSGSGRDRFLEKSWTEDMLKEKKMGAAGDMGGQEKKMMYTIPADAELKKKLTDLQYRVTRKDATEPPFKNEYWDNHAPGIYVDVVSGEPLFSSTDKFDSGTGWPSFTRPLETDNVTEKKDTSWLMVRTEVRSKNADSHLGHVFPDGPEPTGLRYCINSASLRFVPADALEKEGYARFRYLFEK, from the coding sequence ATGAAATCTATCATTCTGCTATCGCTGGTCCTGACCGCCGTCTTTCTGGGCTATCAGCAGGTCATGGGCACGGACGACAATATGGAGAAACCCATGGAAAAAATGGCTGAACAACCCCGCAGCGCCGTATTCGCCGGCGGCTGCTTCTGGTGCACCGAATCGGATTTCGAAAAGTTGGACGGCGTCATCGCGGTCGTATCGGGATACACCGGCGGCCAGGTGACCGACCCCTCCTACAAACAGGTTTCGGCCGGCGGTACCGGCCACGTCGAGGCCATCAAGGTCACCTACGACCCGGATCGAATTTCATACGAAGCGCTGCTGGACTATTTCTGGCGGCATGTGGACCCCACCGATGCCGGCGGCCAGTTCGTGGACCGCGGCAGCCAGTACCGCAGCGTCATCTTTTACGCCAACGAAGCTGAACGCAACGCCGCCGAAGCCTCCAAAAAGGCGCTGGCAGCCTCCGGTCAGTTCGACCGCCCCATCGTCACCGACATTCTTCCGCTGGGAACCTTTTACGAAGCCGAAGATTATCATCAGGATTACTACAAGAAAAATCCGCTGCGCTACAAATGGTACCGCTCCGGATCGGGAAGGGATCGGTTCCTGGAAAAATCCTGGACCGAAGACATGCTGAAGGAGAAAAAAATGGGCGCCGCCGGTGACATGGGCGGACAAGAAAAGAAAATGATGTACACGATTCCCGCCGATGCGGAACTCAAGAAGAAGCTGACCGACCTGCAGTACCGGGTGACCCGGAAGGACGCCACCGAGCCGCCCTTCAAAAACGAATACTGGGACAACCATGCACCCGGCATCTACGTGGACGTCGTTTCCGGCGAGCCGCTGTTCAGTTCCACCGACAAGTTCGATTCGGGCACCGGATGGCCCAGCTTCACCCGGCCGCTGGAGACGGACAACGTGACCGAGAAAAAGGATACGAGTTGGCTGATGGTGCGCACCGAAGTCCGCAGCAAGAACGCCGACTCTCACCTGGGTCACGTATTCCCGGACGGCCCTGAGCCCACGGGACTGCGCTACTGCATCAACTCGGCATCGTTGCGGTTCGTCCCGGCCGATGCCCTTGAGAAGGAAGGCTACGCCCGATTCCGGTACCTGTTCGAAAAATGA
- a CDS encoding DNA-3-methyladenine glycosylase I produces the protein MNTDEKIRCPWTGDDPLMQRYHDEEWGVPVHDDHKWFAFIVLDTFQAGLSWKTILHKRAAFGKVFYDFDAQRVAAMPDAAIAEALANPAIVRNRLKIRATVNNARAFLDLQARHGSFDAFIWDFNDGRVIHNNWATEKDVPANTGLSDRVSKALKKQGFSFVGSTICYSFLQAGGVVNDHLVSCFRHREIVEI, from the coding sequence ATGAACACCGATGAAAAAATCCGTTGCCCCTGGACCGGGGACGACCCTTTGATGCAGCGATACCATGACGAAGAATGGGGTGTTCCGGTTCACGACGACCATAAGTGGTTCGCGTTTATCGTCCTGGATACTTTCCAGGCCGGATTGTCGTGGAAAACGATCCTGCACAAGCGTGCAGCCTTTGGCAAGGTCTTCTACGATTTCGACGCGCAGCGGGTGGCGGCCATGCCCGACGCGGCCATCGCCGAGGCCTTGGCCAATCCGGCCATCGTCCGCAATCGCCTCAAGATCCGGGCCACGGTGAACAATGCCCGTGCGTTCCTGGATCTTCAAGCGCGCCACGGCAGTTTCGATGCCTTCATCTGGGACTTTAACGACGGCCGGGTGATCCACAACAACTGGGCTACCGAAAAGGATGTGCCGGCCAACACCGGCTTGTCGGACAGGGTCAGCAAGGCGCTTAAGAAGCAGGGGTTCAGTTTCGTGGGCAGCACGATCTGCTACTCGTTCCTCCAGGCCGGCGGGGTGGTCAACGACCATCTGGTGAGTTGTTTCCGGCATCGGGAGATCGTTGAGATTTAA
- a CDS encoding HDOD domain-containing protein, producing MIFNGDLSKYHPADAIMFLSQLNLNGVLSIAEDQRLITLGFDNGFIVDAYSAKGDAKVLQSLIYSGKVTADQVKRIRRIQEETGLSIRSILTQLDLFPLSTVTENLLTGMNEVLLEMFLLDKGGFHFTDTPVEKDGAETKLDACTMALSIAALSDEYRDWLAGIGSLDREISLSESLSASLSTEKKVVLRLIDGCRTLGQVFEKAPFHTATVLEIVREQIEKEVVILSPADAAEIQLQGAAGTDPLFAAYRQAFKKLMSSDDPMKRIETLVNFCKGLYDVVLILTAKEGQVVHCKQMRYSKERGLFQKSTAGQLGRLNREPVFEAVYRSGVGFFGSRFPSELLEKFSGQAESGECALIPMVIKGQVAVFLYVFSAKGFTGISPQQYLELLSWMVTPKKTLPGGEMSKEKEGDPAEAKDEVAAAGGFNAKQLVARINELPPLPTVVTRAMDMLSDPEVDIREVEKVIGNDQSLVTKLIKISNSVLYGGLQRVESLSQALARLGAKTTKNLILTASMKAYFFRNNPGMHTWGQSLWQHAAECGMAARRIAVAVGYEDPEKAFVGGVLHDIGKLVLLLVSGDTYRRIQSLKKRESLCDHEAEKKILKTDHMEIGELLMEKWNMPASAKACVKFHHHVQGAEADPKLVRIIAYANHLSHLHGTPFQWFVFDPEAVSKTMVEDLGMSADVDAKLVEAVITDFQQTDLLE from the coding sequence ATGATATTCAACGGAGACCTGAGTAAATACCACCCTGCCGACGCCATCATGTTCCTGTCCCAGTTGAATCTCAACGGAGTGCTTTCCATCGCCGAGGACCAGCGCCTGATTACGCTCGGTTTCGACAACGGATTCATTGTCGATGCCTATTCCGCTAAGGGGGACGCAAAGGTTCTTCAGAGCCTGATTTACAGCGGCAAGGTCACTGCGGATCAGGTCAAGCGAATCCGCCGGATTCAGGAGGAAACCGGGCTGTCCATTCGCTCGATTCTCACCCAGCTGGATCTGTTTCCGCTTTCGACCGTCACGGAGAACCTGCTGACCGGGATGAATGAAGTCCTGTTGGAGATGTTTCTACTCGACAAGGGAGGCTTTCATTTCACGGATACGCCGGTGGAGAAAGACGGGGCTGAAACCAAACTGGATGCCTGCACGATGGCGCTTTCCATTGCGGCCCTGTCCGATGAATACCGCGACTGGCTGGCCGGCATCGGCTCGCTGGACCGCGAAATTTCTCTGTCCGAATCGCTTTCGGCATCCCTGTCCACCGAAAAAAAGGTGGTGCTTCGTCTGATCGATGGCTGCCGGACTCTGGGCCAGGTTTTTGAAAAGGCCCCTTTCCATACGGCCACGGTGCTGGAGATCGTCCGTGAACAGATTGAAAAAGAAGTTGTCATCCTTTCGCCGGCGGATGCCGCTGAAATTCAGCTTCAGGGGGCCGCCGGCACCGATCCGCTTTTCGCCGCCTACCGTCAGGCCTTCAAAAAGTTGATGTCCAGCGATGATCCCATGAAGCGCATCGAAACCCTGGTCAACTTTTGCAAAGGTTTGTACGATGTCGTCCTGATCCTGACCGCCAAAGAGGGGCAGGTCGTGCACTGCAAGCAGATGAGATATTCAAAGGAGCGGGGGCTTTTCCAGAAATCCACCGCCGGACAACTGGGCCGGCTGAATCGCGAGCCGGTTTTCGAGGCCGTATACCGGTCGGGGGTCGGTTTTTTTGGAAGCCGTTTTCCCTCCGAGCTGCTGGAGAAGTTCTCCGGTCAGGCCGAATCGGGCGAGTGCGCCCTGATCCCGATGGTTATCAAGGGGCAGGTGGCGGTCTTTCTGTACGTTTTCAGCGCCAAGGGGTTCACGGGGATTTCTCCTCAACAATACCTGGAATTGCTTTCCTGGATGGTGACCCCCAAAAAGACGCTTCCCGGCGGCGAGATGTCGAAGGAAAAGGAGGGCGATCCGGCAGAAGCCAAGGACGAAGTTGCCGCGGCTGGTGGATTCAATGCAAAACAGCTGGTTGCCAGAATTAACGAACTTCCGCCGTTGCCGACCGTGGTGACCCGCGCGATGGACATGCTCTCCGACCCCGAGGTGGATATCAGGGAAGTCGAAAAGGTAATCGGCAACGATCAATCCCTGGTGACCAAGCTGATTAAAATCAGCAATTCGGTCCTTTACGGCGGACTCCAACGGGTCGAATCGTTGAGCCAGGCATTGGCCCGGTTAGGCGCCAAAACCACCAAGAACCTCATTCTTACCGCCTCCATGAAGGCCTATTTCTTCAGGAACAATCCCGGGATGCACACCTGGGGGCAGTCTTTGTGGCAGCATGCCGCCGAATGCGGCATGGCCGCCCGCCGGATCGCCGTTGCCGTCGGTTATGAAGACCCGGAAAAGGCCTTTGTCGGGGGAGTGCTCCACGACATCGGCAAACTGGTGTTGCTGCTGGTGAGCGGGGACACCTATCGCCGGATACAGAGCTTGAAAAAGCGGGAATCCCTGTGCGACCACGAGGCGGAGAAGAAAATCCTGAAAACCGACCATATGGAAATTGGCGAATTGCTCATGGAGAAATGGAACATGCCCGCCTCGGCCAAGGCCTGCGTGAAATTTCACCATCATGTCCAAGGCGCCGAAGCGGACCCGAAGCTGGTCCGGATCATTGCCTACGCCAATCACCTGAGCCATCTTCACGGCACCCCGTTCCAATGGTTCGTTTTCGATCCCGAGGCTGTTTCAAAGACGATGGTCGAAGATCTGGGAATGTCCGCCGATGTTGATGCCAAGCTGGTCGAAGCGGTGATCACTGACTTCCAACAGACCGACCTCCTGGAATAG
- a CDS encoding TM2 domain-containing protein, whose translation MRKRKERLYMNGNPTHLTPVGYILWIFGFTGSHRFYFGKPISGTIYFFTLGLLGIGWLVDLFLIPGLQRQASLRFRAGPVDYTLAWVLLTFLGLLGIHRMYMGKWLTGIVYLLTGGIFGVGYLYDFWTLNDQITVINGS comes from the coding sequence ATGCGTAAACGAAAGGAGCGGCTTTATATGAACGGCAACCCCACCCACCTGACACCCGTGGGCTACATCCTGTGGATTTTCGGATTCACCGGCTCGCACCGGTTTTACTTCGGAAAGCCCATCTCCGGGACCATCTATTTCTTCACCCTGGGCCTGCTTGGGATCGGCTGGCTGGTCGACCTGTTTCTGATTCCCGGACTTCAGCGGCAGGCCAGCCTCCGGTTCCGCGCCGGGCCTGTCGATTATACCCTGGCCTGGGTGCTGCTCACCTTTTTAGGCCTTCTGGGCATTCATCGCATGTACATGGGGAAATGGCTGACCGGCATCGTCTATCTGCTCACCGGCGGCATTTTTGGCGTGGGGTATCTATACGATTTCTGGACCCTGAACGATCAGATCACGGTGATCAACGGCTCCTGA
- a CDS encoding alpha/beta fold hydrolase, with translation MPVIPDRLDHLDNYLLAAESQVAGIRKDCEKKIVWHGSRRRQRDLAIVYVHGFSASRMETWPLCDRLAEVLKANLFYTRLTGHGRDGAAMAAATVLDWQADAMEALAVGRLLGRKIILVGTSTGGTLATWLAAQPSAARLIDSLILISPNFMPKNPLAAAFLWPPALRLLERFFGGWRSFSVYNPDQARFWTVRYPIRAIGTMMQLVHRSWKLDLKSVPVPVLMLVNPWDRVINVSLALLRYRAFGSPHKKLVLFRGNRDPGRHVLAGKILSPETTDKALTVIESFLIDRES, from the coding sequence GTGCCCGTCATTCCGGATCGACTCGACCATCTCGACAATTATTTGCTCGCTGCAGAGTCCCAGGTCGCCGGCATACGGAAGGACTGCGAGAAAAAGATCGTCTGGCACGGCAGCCGGCGCCGGCAGCGCGACCTGGCCATCGTATATGTTCACGGGTTTTCGGCCAGCCGCATGGAAACCTGGCCCCTTTGCGACCGCCTGGCCGAAGTATTAAAAGCCAATCTCTTCTACACCCGCCTTACCGGCCACGGCCGGGATGGGGCCGCCATGGCCGCGGCCACAGTCCTGGACTGGCAGGCCGACGCTATGGAAGCCCTGGCTGTCGGCCGTTTGCTGGGCAGGAAAATCATCCTGGTGGGGACTTCCACCGGAGGCACCCTGGCCACCTGGCTGGCGGCTCAGCCCTCGGCGGCACGGCTGATTGACAGCCTGATTCTCATTTCTCCGAACTTCATGCCCAAAAACCCGCTGGCGGCGGCATTTCTCTGGCCGCCGGCCCTCCGGCTGCTGGAACGCTTTTTCGGCGGCTGGCGGAGTTTCAGTGTTTATAATCCCGATCAGGCCCGGTTCTGGACCGTGCGCTACCCGATAAGGGCCATCGGCACGATGATGCAGCTGGTGCACCGCTCCTGGAAGCTGGACCTGAAATCCGTCCCCGTGCCGGTCCTGATGCTCGTCAACCCCTGGGACAGGGTCATCAACGTCTCTCTGGCCCTTCTCCGCTACCGGGCCTTTGGCAGCCCGCATAAGAAGCTGGTTCTGTTCCGGGGCAACCGGGACCCGGGGCGTCATGTACTGGCCGGAAAAATTCTCTCTCCGGAGACAACGGATAAGGCGTTGACTGTTATCGAGAGTTTTTTGATCGACCGCGAATCATGA
- a CDS encoding lipase family protein, translating into MAYDHTWQSVLRPGDSEDFFGDHRPMQFRVRADGFNPVKAWWLSELSRLIYRRDASEGFHHPGQASRNDILAAVGLVERRFFNGPTVQGALVTTAETGECAYAALVFRGTIGRLASWLGNLDMALAPWPRGGRVHRGFRTMLMELWDEVSTALEAVRVPLFYTGHSLGGALATLAASLRPPQAVYTFGAPRIGDAAFAETLAGMPIYHVCNPKDIVTVLPPSRWGSGFTLPGTRITNTDVPLAHRRFSQAPAFLAGHAPLNYTVQLPVAFDK; encoded by the coding sequence ATGGCCTACGACCACACATGGCAATCCGTGCTGCGACCGGGAGATTCCGAAGATTTCTTCGGGGATCACCGTCCCATGCAATTTCGCGTGCGGGCGGATGGATTCAATCCGGTCAAAGCCTGGTGGCTGTCCGAACTTTCCCGGCTGATCTATCGAAGGGATGCCTCGGAAGGGTTTCACCATCCCGGTCAGGCCTCCAGGAACGATATCCTGGCTGCCGTGGGGCTGGTCGAGCGGCGCTTTTTCAATGGTCCCACGGTTCAGGGAGCGCTGGTGACAACCGCCGAAACCGGCGAATGCGCCTACGCGGCCCTGGTGTTCCGCGGAACCATCGGACGGTTGGCCAGCTGGCTGGGCAACCTGGACATGGCCCTGGCCCCTTGGCCGCGCGGCGGCAGGGTGCACCGGGGGTTTCGGACCATGCTGATGGAACTTTGGGACGAAGTCTCAACGGCTCTGGAGGCGGTCCGGGTTCCTTTGTTTTACACCGGCCACAGTCTGGGCGGAGCCCTGGCCACCCTGGCCGCTTCGCTGCGGCCGCCGCAGGCCGTTTACACCTTCGGCGCCCCGCGCATCGGCGACGCGGCTTTTGCCGAAACGCTGGCCGGGATGCCGATCTACCATGTATGCAACCCCAAAGATATCGTGACCGTTCTGCCCCCTTCCCGATGGGGCTCGGGTTTCACCCTTCCGGGCACCCGGATCACAAACACCGATGTACCCCTTGCCCATCGCCGCTTTTCCCAGGCGCCTGCTTTTCTTGCCGGCCATGCCCCGCTGAATTACACGGTGCAGCTGCCGGTGGCTTTCGACAAGTAA
- the rmuC gene encoding DNA recombination protein RmuC: protein MTLNQILYLTGGGAGLLLIVTIVLVVIRSRLKSDLAAAAKLAEVEKAALEEKLASVARQLETTRTELAASEARLEQGRATRVQLEAEKGALTQTAGRVPELEASLEKSHGEIERLGGVNLSLEKKLAEVSTQLEGERRQAEEKIALLNDARERLTNEFKVLADRILEEKGKTFSERSKAQMDGLIGPLREQLGDFKKRVEDVYDKEARDRAALVNEISHLKRLNERIGKDALNLTNALKGDVKTLGGWGEVILEKILEASGLEKGRVYDTQVSLTGAGGGRYQPDVIVRLPEGRDVIVDAKVSLKDYERYHSSEDENVRSAAIKAHLASLRTHLKGLSEKHYEDLEGIRTLDFVLMFVPIEAAFFAAIDHDRNLMTEAFEKNVIMVSPSTLLVTLRTIHNIWRYADQNANALEIARQAGNLYDKFIGFIEALEDVGRQLERARQAHRTATERLHSGRGNLVRRAEQLKALGVKANKALPETYAAALESEAVTNEVEEIVKETAKTDFLE, encoded by the coding sequence ATGACACTGAATCAAATCCTGTATCTGACCGGCGGTGGTGCCGGTCTGCTTCTTATCGTGACCATCGTGCTGGTGGTGATCCGATCACGCCTGAAATCCGATCTCGCCGCCGCGGCGAAGCTGGCGGAGGTCGAAAAAGCTGCCCTGGAAGAGAAGCTGGCGTCGGTCGCCCGGCAGCTGGAAACGACCAGAACGGAATTGGCGGCGTCCGAGGCGCGGTTGGAGCAGGGCCGGGCAACCCGGGTCCAACTGGAAGCGGAAAAGGGAGCGCTGACCCAGACGGCTGGCCGGGTTCCCGAACTGGAGGCAAGCCTGGAGAAAAGCCACGGCGAGATCGAGCGGCTGGGCGGCGTCAACCTGTCTTTAGAAAAGAAGCTGGCGGAGGTTTCCACCCAACTGGAAGGGGAGCGCCGGCAGGCCGAAGAGAAGATCGCCCTGCTCAACGACGCCCGCGAGCGGCTGACCAACGAGTTCAAGGTGTTGGCGGACCGAATCCTGGAAGAGAAGGGCAAAACCTTTTCCGAACGCAGCAAGGCCCAGATGGACGGGCTGATCGGGCCGCTGCGGGAGCAATTGGGGGACTTTAAAAAGCGGGTGGAGGATGTTTACGACAAGGAGGCCCGTGACCGCGCGGCGCTGGTCAACGAAATCAGCCACCTGAAACGTCTCAACGAACGCATCGGCAAGGATGCCCTCAACCTGACCAATGCCCTCAAGGGAGATGTGAAGACCCTGGGCGGATGGGGAGAGGTGATCCTGGAGAAGATCCTCGAAGCTTCAGGATTGGAGAAAGGCCGGGTCTACGACACCCAGGTGAGCCTGACCGGGGCCGGTGGCGGACGCTACCAGCCGGACGTCATCGTGCGGCTGCCCGAGGGCCGGGATGTGATCGTGGATGCCAAAGTGTCGCTCAAGGATTACGAACGGTATCATTCATCCGAGGATGAAAATGTCCGTTCCGCCGCCATCAAAGCGCATCTGGCCTCGCTGCGCACCCACCTCAAGGGGCTGAGCGAAAAACACTACGAAGACCTGGAAGGCATCCGGACCCTCGATTTCGTGCTGATGTTCGTGCCCATCGAAGCGGCGTTTTTCGCGGCAATCGACCATGACCGCAACTTGATGACCGAGGCCTTCGAGAAAAATGTGATCATGGTTTCGCCGTCCACTCTGCTGGTCACCCTGAGAACCATCCACAACATCTGGCGCTATGCCGACCAGAACGCCAACGCCTTGGAGATTGCCCGCCAAGCCGGCAACCTGTACGATAAATTCATCGGCTTCATCGAAGCGCTGGAAGATGTCGGCCGGCAGCTGGAGCGGGCCCGGCAGGCCCACCGTACGGCAACCGAGCGCCTGCACTCCGGGCGGGGCAACCTCGTCCGGCGGGCCGAACAGCTCAAGGCCCTGGGCGTAAAGGCCAACAAGGCCCTGCCGGAGACTTATGCCGCCGCACTGGAATCGGAGGCTGTGACGAATGAGGTCGAGGAAATCGTCAAGGAAACGGCGAAAACGGATTTTTTAGAATAG
- a CDS encoding cupin domain-containing protein, translating into MFKKEDQLTEREMIAGVKMGTMVHGEKTLMARFTLTGGSVIPAHEHPHEQTGLLVSGRIVLTIDGVDHNVAPGDSWCIGSDVPHAAKALEDSVAVEVFSPVREDYLD; encoded by the coding sequence ATGTTCAAAAAAGAAGACCAACTGACCGAGCGCGAGATGATCGCAGGCGTGAAAATGGGAACCATGGTTCATGGGGAAAAGACCCTCATGGCCCGTTTCACACTGACCGGCGGCAGCGTCATCCCGGCCCACGAGCATCCCCACGAGCAGACCGGCCTTCTGGTCTCCGGCCGCATCGTTCTGACCATCGACGGTGTGGACCATAACGTGGCACCGGGCGATAGCTGGTGTATCGGCTCAGACGTACCCCATGCCGCGAAGGCGTTGGAAGACTCCGTGGCCGTAGAGGTTTTTTCGCCGGTGCGGGAAGACTATCTCGATTAA
- a CDS encoding TetR/AcrR family transcriptional regulator, with translation MRKIEQKKKQKQDSILEAAQALFQSSGFIGTSMDKIAVKAGVTKQTVYRYFDSKEALFKATLEAQRLQANSDFLEALNLENTAEALEAFAIGFLARHLSKTHIANIRLLVSEGLRVPEITRTFYAMGPSRTKNRLNRFFKERFRIDDVEFEVDVFLAVLLSLRMPVLTGLNEPPPPAEIRRHAAKAVKTLLKLLER, from the coding sequence ATGAGAAAAATAGAGCAGAAAAAAAAGCAGAAGCAAGACAGCATCCTCGAAGCCGCACAGGCACTGTTTCAATCCAGCGGCTTCATCGGCACCAGCATGGATAAAATCGCAGTGAAAGCCGGCGTCACCAAACAAACGGTTTACCGATATTTCGATTCCAAAGAGGCGCTCTTCAAGGCGACCCTGGAAGCACAACGGCTGCAGGCAAACAGTGACTTTCTGGAGGCGCTGAATCTGGAGAACACCGCTGAAGCCCTGGAAGCCTTTGCGATCGGATTCCTCGCAAGGCATTTGTCCAAAACGCATATAGCCAATATCCGCTTGCTGGTGTCCGAAGGCCTCAGGGTACCGGAGATCACGCGCACCTTTTACGCGATGGGCCCCAGCCGGACGAAAAACCGCCTGAACCGTTTTTTCAAGGAACGGTTCAGGATCGACGACGTCGAATTCGAAGTCGATGTCTTTCTTGCCGTTCTGCTTTCCCTGCGCATGCCCGTGCTGACCGGCTTGAATGAGCCCCCGCCACCGGCAGAAATCCGCCGGCATGCCGCAAAGGCCGTCAAGACCCTGCTGAAATTATTGGAACGCTAA
- a CDS encoding class I SAM-dependent methyltransferase — MHGNKFDPKKLQRLNDPDRLKDIPPDIIRGKLNLDKAEVLVEIGAGTAFFSKVFLEKFAARTVYACDMSEIMIGWIKAHVTPKHPGIVPVKSSESVIPLDDSLADLVFMINLHHELEDPTRMLEEAHRLLKAGGKIFIAEWLKKEMAEGPPVKIRWLSRDVKAQLVQAGFDNVRDDNGMAKHFLVIGEKGCRTR; from the coding sequence ATGCACGGCAACAAATTCGATCCCAAAAAATTACAGCGTCTGAATGACCCGGACAGGCTCAAGGATATTCCGCCTGACATCATCCGCGGCAAGCTGAATCTGGATAAGGCGGAGGTGCTGGTCGAAATTGGCGCGGGAACGGCTTTTTTCAGCAAGGTCTTCCTGGAGAAGTTCGCGGCGAGAACCGTTTACGCCTGCGATATGTCCGAAATCATGATTGGTTGGATAAAGGCGCATGTAACGCCAAAACATCCCGGTATCGTTCCCGTAAAGAGCAGCGAATCCGTCATACCGCTGGACGACAGCCTGGCAGACCTGGTGTTTATGATCAACCTGCATCATGAGTTGGAAGATCCTACACGTATGCTCGAAGAAGCGCATCGGCTGCTGAAGGCCGGCGGAAAAATATTCATCGCCGAATGGTTGAAAAAGGAGATGGCGGAGGGGCCGCCCGTGAAGATCCGGTGGCTTTCCCGGGATGTGAAGGCGCAATTGGTACAGGCCGGCTTCGATAATGTCCGTGACGACAATGGTATGGCAAAACATTTTCTGGTTATTGGGGAAAAGGGATGCCGCACACGATAG